The Tachyglossus aculeatus isolate mTacAcu1 chromosome 22, mTacAcu1.pri, whole genome shotgun sequence genome window below encodes:
- the LOC119943978 gene encoding uncharacterized protein LOC119943978 encodes MPSILRDISIPLVVLCFVGASITISILITYSLDWRVWQYDNPNITTIWLGLSKYCYLPKDPAKLSRILEKVCIKMNATLEFPWEITLSQDWMSLATVMQGAALLFTFFGILTVLKKEVHAPFYPWFQVAGICLMLGSIIVLGTVSWNFYLDSVNHPFNYPTNFLLLDIPMHRNMGAATPLGITASFLMLPNGIMLLIHGCRLRPDSRVHPLEF; translated from the coding sequence ATGCCCTCCATTCTCAGAGATATTTCGATACCACTGGTGGTGCTATGTTTTGTGGGTGCCAGTATTACAATCAGTATTTTAATTACATACTCATTGGATTGGAGAGTATGGCAATACGACAACCCCAATATAACGACAATATGGTTGGGACTTTCCAAATATTGCTATTTACCCAAAGACCCGGCCAAGCTTTCACGAATCCTAGAAAAAGTCTGCATAAAAATGAATGCTACATTGGAATTCCCATGGGAAATTACTCTTAGCCAGGACTGGATGTCATTGGCCACCGTAATGCAAGGAGCAGCACTTCTTTTCACTTTTTTTGGAATACTAACTGTTTTGAAGAAAGAAGTTCATGCACCATTCTACCCCTGGTTTCAAGTGGCCGGAATCTGCCTTATGCTTGGTTCCATCATTGTTTTAGGAACAGTATCCTGGAATTTTTATCTTGACTCAGTGAACCATCCTTTCAACTACCCGACCAATTTCCTTCTGCTGGACATCCCAATGCATAGAAATATGGGTGCTGCCACTCCTTTGGGTATAACAGCCTCCTTCTTGATGTTACCAAATGGGATCATGTTATTAATTCATGGATGTCGTTTGAGACCGGATAGTCGAGTGCATCCTTTGGAATTTTGA